The Salvelinus sp. IW2-2015 unplaced genomic scaffold, ASM291031v2 Un_scaffold2110, whole genome shotgun sequence DNA segment gtaCTGTACGACTTGGACTTGAGTCGAGACTCGAACCATTCTACTWgggactcgacttgagactcgTACCTTGTGACTTGAGATTTGCTTGTGACTTAAAAAATGGTGACTTGGTCCTACCTCTGCCTAAAAGAGACTCCCACAAGATATGCGAATGTATCTCTTTTCATGTAGGAAGTTCTAGGAACATGTTTCACTGACTCACATAATGACTAATTAtggtacactattccctatgtagtgcactacttttgaccagggcccataaagctcaggtcaaaagtagccATTGTGGATGTAACCCTTGtattagagcgttgagccagtaactgaaaggttgctggattgaatccccgagctgacaaggtaaaaatctatcgttctacccctgaacaaggcactgttccctaggccgtcattgtaaataagaatttgttcttaactgacttgcctagttaaataaaggttaaataaaatttWAAAAATGACCCgcctggtgtttgtgtgtgtgtttcagggcatGCTGGCCCTGCTGGTCATGTGCATCGACCGTCTCAACCTGTACAACAGCGCTGCTCACTTTGGGGAGCATGCTGGGGAAGAGGCTGGGGCGGCATGGAAGAACATCCTCAACCTACTCTACCAATTACTGGGTAAGAGAGATGGATCTTAGGGTTCTGTGTCAACTCTAAACACCTCTGTGCGCGCTGTGTGCGGTGTGCGTGTTgcggtgtggtgtgtctgtgtgtgtgggttgtgtgtgtgggtgttgtgtgtgtgtgtgtgtgttcgcgtcttcggtgtgtgtgtgctgtgtaggaTTTGAATTTACGAAAGTGCAGGCAAAAGAGACCTGGCACGCTGGAACTAGAGGGCAACTCGTTAAAATATGGACCTGTTTCTGCCTCTGATGACATCATCACACACAACAGGCGAACAACACAACACCTCCAGGCTCTATATACGACCGATGCTATACTATAACGTATTACTAGACAAGGGTCTTTATCACAGCAGAGACTGCCTCTCCTCTTCTGACCACGAGAATAGAAGTATGACACCTCAAGCCCTGAGATCAGTGAATAAACATTTGTCGTTTAACTAGACAATTGTAAATAAAGGTTGTTTGAAACATTTATATTGACTGGTGTTAACAGCCCCCTTGTTGTCTACCACACTGATGTTGTGTTCCAAAATGGGGCTACctcctattcactatataggtGCACCTTGCGACTTTTGACAGCAGCCCTATGCGCTGTGGTCAAAActagtgccactatataggggaaaggcTGCCAATTTGGGATTCATACGCTGCCTGGACACTGCCCTGACAACTGCATCATGACATCCACGTGCCCAAGAGGCAGAACAGGACAAGTGGTAAAACACGGGTTCACTATTTTATTTATGGTTGAGAACTGCATCTCTTCCCTCgtccggctctctctctctctctctctctttttttttctctctctctctctctcttcgttgtctgtttcttctttctctcctcgtttctctctcccctgtaaATAAAATAACTGTCCATGTCACTCTTCAGCTGAGGgccagggaggtgtgtgtgtgtgtgtgtgtgtgtgtgtgtgtgtgtggtgtgtgtgtgtgtgttgtgtgtgtgtgtgtgtgtNNNNNNNNNNNNNNNNNNNNNNNNNNNNNNNNNNNNNNNNNNNNNNNNNNNNNNNNNNNNNNNNNNNNNNNNNNNNNNNNNNNNNNNNNNNNNNNNNNNNNNNNNNNNNNNACAGCCTAGACTTCCTCTCGCTAAACCAACACAGGGGTCACCCTGAAGGATGCCAGTGCagtctgagcagagagagagaagagagaggagagagagagaagagagaggagagagagagaagagagaggagatagataggagagaagagagaagatagaagagagaagagaagagattggagagagattggagagagagaggagtgagaggatataggagagaggagagagagtcagacagtgTTCTCTGTGAGTTTGTGTTGACTAATGGCTCTGCATTGAGGGGTATGAATTAGCTGACAGATTATGCTGTTAAACTATCCCAAAGGCATTATCATTATGCTGTTCCTAAGGCTAATGCTGAGCGATGACTGGGTTCTGAGACAGCTAGATATCAAACATAGACAAGAGGTCTAAACATAGACGGAGAAATTACATTTTCTTGTcagcctctgcctctctctcaccctctcgccCCTCTGCAATGTCTGCATCACTCTTTCATCCCTTTCAATCCCTTCTACTCAcccctctttccctcactctcccctctaTGTCCCtccactcacctctctctccagcctctctgatCAAAGGGAACCGGAACAACTGTACCCAGTTCTCCAGGAACCTGGACTGGCTGGTCAGCAAGCTGGAGAGACTGGAGTCCTCATCAGGTACCCTACACAATACACAGAGAGTTCAAgaactaaatatgtgtatgcgaccaatcaGGTTTGATTTGGTCATAGAGAGTTCACATTTACATATTGGGTATGGAATTGTTTGTTTATGTAGTCAAATGCCttgtattattagctagctaattgtatgctgtgtgtgtctggtgtaagTAAACCTGAATCCTAATATGAGAGTCATTCTATAACTGTAAATAAAGTAGCTTATCTTACAAGGTCTATAGCATAATCTCCCAGTAGTTTTAGCCTGTTTTTCCTCAGGTATCCTGGAGGTGCTGCACTGTATCCTGATAGTGTCCTGATTCTATTCTGTTNNNNNNNNNNNNNNNNNNNNNNNNNNNNNNNNNNNNNNNNNNNNNNNNNNNNNNNNNNNNNNNNNNNNNNNNNNNNNNNNNNNNNNNNNNNNNNNNNNNNNNNNNNNNNNNNNNNNNNNNNNNNNNNNNNNNNNNNNNNNNNNNNNNNNNNNNNNNNNNNNNNNNNNNNNNNNNNNNNNNNNNNNNNNNNNNNNNNNNNNNNNNNNNNNNNNNNNNNNNNNNNNNNNNNNNNNNNNNNNNNNNNNNNNNNNNNNNNNNNNNNNNNNNNNNNNNNNNNNNNNNNNNNNNNNNNNNNNNNNNNNNNNNNNNNNNNNNNNNNNNNNNNNNNNNNNNNNNNNNNNNNNNNNNNNNNNNNNNNNNNNNNNNNNNNNNNNNNNNNNNNNNNNNNNNNNNNNNNNNNNNNNNNNNNNNNNNNNNNNNNNNNNNNNNNNNNNNNNNNGAAGGTTCTAATACACTCATTCTGAAGGTTCTAATACACTCATTCTGAAGGTTCTAATACACTCATTCTGAAGGTTCTAATACACTCATTCTGAACGTTCTAATACACTCATTCTGAAGGTTCTAAATGAAACTCAACAACAGCAGCATGTACACATAATACCTGCAGAATGACAATATCATGCTGTAAACAATGCTAGTGTAATGCTTTCTGAGAGAGAGGCAAGCATGAGCCAAACATCTGCAGTATGAGCAGCAGTGCTTTGGGCTGTCATCCCTATAACCAGAGGAGATAGTTAACCCAGAGGAGATGGTTAACCCAGAGGAGATAGTTAACCCAGAGGAGATGGTTAACCGGAGGAGATGGTTAACCCGGAGGAGATGGTTAACCAGAGGAGATAGTTAACCCGGAGGAGATAGTTAACCCGGAGGAGATAGTTAACCCGGAGGAGATGGTTAACCAGAGGAGATAGTTAACCCGGAGGAGATGGTTTACCCAGAGGAGATAGTTAACCGGAGGAGATAGTTAACCGGAGGAGATAGTTAACCCGGAGGAGATAGTTAACCCGGAGGAGATAGTTAACCCAGAGGAGATGGTTAACCCGGAGGAGGTGGTTAACCCAGAGGAGATGGTTAACCCAGAGGAGATAGTTAACCCAGAGGAGATAGTTAACCCGGAGGAGATAGTTAACCCAGAGGAGATAGTTAACCCGGAGGAGATAGTTAACCCGAAGGAGATAGTTAATCCGGAGGAGGTGGTTAACCCAGAGGAGATAGTTAACCGGAGGAGATAGTTAACCCAGAGGAGATAGTTAACCCGGAGGAGATAGTTAACCCAGAGGAGATGGTTAACCCGGAGGAGATGGTTAACCCGGAGGAGACGGTTAACCCGGAGGAGATAGTTAACCCAGAGGAGATGGTTACAAATGTTttagtctcccgggtggcgcagtggtctagggcactgcatcgcagtgctagctgcgccaccagagtctctgggttcgcgcccaggctgggctgggttcgcgcccaggctctgtcgcagccggccgcaaccgggagatccgtggggtgacgcacaattggcatagcgtcgtccgggttagggagggtttggccYgtagggagggtttggccggtagggatatccttgtctcagtatgtaaaaaaaataaaaatgaaaaaataaaaaaatgtaataaaatgtatgcactctactgtaagtcgctctggataagagcgtctgctaaatgactaaaatgtaaatgtaaatgtaatggttaaCCCGGAGGAGAGAGTTAAACCGGAGGAGATAGTTAACCGGAGGAGAGAGTTAACCCGGAGGAGAGAGTTAACCCGGAGGAGAGAGTTAACCCAGAGGAGATGGTTAACCGGAGGAGATGGTTAACCCGGAGGAGATGGTTAACCGGAGGAGATGGTTAACCCGGAGGAGATGGTTAACCGGAGGAGATAGTTAACCCGGAGGAGAGAGTTAACCCNNNNNNNNNNNNNNNNNNNNNNNNNNNNNNNNNNNNNNGAAATTAACCCAGAGGAATAGTTAACCCGGGAAAGTTACCCAGAGAGTTAAACCCAAGGAGATAGTTTAACTCCGGCGAGGAGATGGTTAAGCGGAGGAGATGTTAACAAGAGTTAACCCGGAGGAGATGGTTAACCGGAGGAGATGTTAACGGAGGCCGTTGAGAGACCGGACGATATGGTTAACGCCGAGAGGAGATAGTCTACGACCGGGAGGTTAACCAGGAAAGGAGATATGGTTTAACCGGAGGAAGCATTATTAACCCAGAAGAAGTAGTGTTAACCTGGAGAGATGGGCTAAACCTCGGATGGAGCATGGTCTCTAACCACGGAGGAGATGGTTTACCCGGAGAGAGATGGATTAACCGGAGGAGTAGTTAACCGTAGAAGATGGTTAAACCGGCAGGAGTGTAACCGGAGGAATGGTGTACCCGGTAGGCAGATGGTTAACCCGGAGGAGTGGTTATCCAGGAGGAGATGGGTTAACCCGGAGGAGTGGGTTAGAGGCGGAGGAGATGGTTTAACCGGAGGAGGTGGTATAACCGAGGAGATGGTTAACCGGAGGAGATGGTTAACCCGGAGGAGATGGTTAACATGTCATGGCTTAGACAGAGGTTAAACAGTACTACCAATTCATAAAACTTCTAACCATGTCAAGTTTAACCTGGAAAGTGATTGTCACCCCTCAAAATAATGCAACACCCAgacaatgtacagtcgtggccaaaagttttgagaattacaaaaatattaatttccacaaagtttgctgcttcagtgtctttagatatttttgtcagatgttactatggaatactgaagtataattacaagcatttcataagtgtcaaaggcttttattgacaattacatgacgttgatgcaaagagtcaatatttgcagtgttgacccttctttttcaagacctctgcaatccgccctggcacgCTGTCAAttaaacttctgggccacatcctgactgatggcagcccattcttgcataatcaatgcttggagtttgtcagaacttgtgggtttttgtttgtccacccacctcttgaggattgacaacaagttctcaatgggattaaggtctggggagtttcctggccatggacacaaaatatcgatgttttgttccccgagccacttagttatcacttttgccttatgggaAGGTGCTCCATAATGCTGGAAAAGgaattgttcatcaccaaactgtccCTTTCATGGTTGGGAGTAGTTGCTCtcagacggtcctggcgcttgctggactttcttgggcgccctgaagccttcttcacaacaatttaaccgctctccttgatgttcttgatgagccgttaaatggttgatttaggtgcaatcttactggcagcaatatgcttgcctgtgaagccctttttgtgcaaagcaatgatgacagcacgtgtttccttgcaggtaaccatggttggcaGAGGaataacaatgattccaagcaccaccctccttttgaagcttccagtctgtaattcgaactcaatcagcatgacagtgatctCCATCCTTGTRctcgtcaacactcacacctgtgttaacgagagaatcactgacatgatgtcagctggtacttttgtggcagggctgaaatgcagtggaaatgtttttttgggggggattgccatcatacaaactgaggcagcagactttgtgaaaatgtatatttttatcattctcaaaacttttggccacgactgtatgtaaaATCAGTGCCCAACAGTGTATGCAGATCTGTGGCTATCACAGCTGTCATGGTGGCGTTGACAAGAGCCTCATGCTGCATATCAACCTTCCTAATATGTGCTTTACATGCAGTGTTAACCAGCCCGACTGGGTTAACTGGGTAGTTGGACATGCAACATGCAGAGCCAGAATGCGTCCCAAATCTCTCCctattccctctgtagtgcactacttttgaccaggtgcTATTTGGAGTGCAACCCCAGTCCTGTAAACAGCAGGTGTTGATCCATACCATGACATGGCACAGCACAGGAATCCTTTAAGCTTTTAACAACCAATAAAGACACGGGCCATGCATGCCCCTCTATGGGTTATTAGCATAATTGACTTGGTTGCTAAGTGACGTGCTATTGTTACACAGAGACAAAACCGAAGGATCGTCGCCTTCTGTCTGTCCGTGTGAAGCTCTATTGAGGAGTGTGACACACATAGGACAGACagagcaatgtaaacatatgtttcccatgccaataaagccctttgaattgagagagaaagaaaaaacgagagagagagagagagaacgagaaagttagagagagagagatagagagatagagagatagagagWtagagagatagagagagagaattagagagatagagatagagagatagagagagagaattagagagatagagatagagagagaactcCCGGGTGGTCACTTCAATCGTCTTCATCTTTTGAACTGATGCGCAGGCAGGGCACTTCTACACTGTAACTAGCTTCAATTATGTTAAGAAACAATAATGTTCATATTGCCAGTTTTTGCTTTGATGGTGGATACATAAGATGGTTTTCttcaggccgtttaccattgaaTAAAACTGTCAAGGATCCTGTCTGTGTAAATGGGCGTTTCCTCACTCGCATGAGCATGCTTTTCCTGTGTGAGCCCGCCACTTCCTCCATAATATCTTGCTTTCTCTACCATCTCTGTTGGTAGTATGGTTAATAATGACTATGGCACAATAGCCAGCTAATAGGATGGTAAGTATACTAGAAGGCCTAGTTGGACAAGTCTGAATATGCACATGATGGAATTTAGAGGTATCCTAAATATGAATTATTTAATGGAAATAGCATTGACTAAAATAGGAATAGGTTGACTGTGACTAAAACTAGACAAAAATTGTTCAGATTTTTAGTCGACTGATAATAACTAAAACTAAGgattaaattactaaaatgtgacTAATAATTAAAGATATTTTAGACAAAGGACTAAAACAAAAAATGAATCTAAAACAGCTGCCAAAATGAAAACTTGAAAGGAATGAGGATAGTATAATCCATTTCTTATACGTCTCTCTTGTTCGCTGTCTCTCGATCTCCCTCGATCCTTATTTTCTTATTTCcatttccccatctctctttccctctctctttccatctctctttctctctctttctctctctttccctgtctctctccctccctcgttccCTAGATCCTGGACGTcctgtgctctctgtgtgtgtgtaacggggTGGCAGTGAGAGCCAATCAGAACCTCATCTGTGATCACCTGCTTCCGAAGAGAGACCTGCTCCTCCAGACACGATTGGTCAATGACGTTCAGAGGTAACAGGAAGTAGGAAGTGCCCCATGGTAACCATGCGCCATAGAATTAGAACTACTaccattctaattctatggtgtATTCAGTCTAATTCTATGGTGTAATCATTGTCATTCTATGGTGTTCCCTGCAACATATCCTTgttaaccctatcagtcccgaGGCCCCAGCAAAAATTGGCTTTTTATTTATCAGACTTTCATTTGTCTACATGTCCAGCCTTTATATTTAGTCTCACAATGAAGTGCTTTAGATAATattttattgggggggggctacaaccagggctacaagtagaacacatagcaatttgacataaacagttgaattcatgagttttattgacggTATAGCAGGCTGTAGTTCAAACACAGTTTGTAGCCTAAATCATGCAGGCYCGAtggtgggactcattgggttaaaaAACAACATACATAAATGAATGTGCTCCCTAACAGCAGGCAATTAGCAAGTTGTTACGGGCTGGGTAATTACATAAGACATACATTCACTCTTGATTTACTACTGTACATGTAACTCAGTGTGATTTAATACAAACTCAACACAGCTTTTATGACTGCAATGTAAAAGAACATGGAATAGACATGTGAATAATGTATCatttatctgtctgtctttctgtactGCAGCACACGTTACTTAAAGCCACAATCTCTGActgttttctcatctctctgtcttcatctggATCTGGATCCAGTATGAGACCTAACATCTTCCTAGGAGTGGCGGAGGGTTCTGCCCAGTATAAGAAGTGGTACTTTGAGTTGATGATCGACCAGGTGGACATGGGCTTTTCTTCACTTTCATCTATTTCATTGcttatgtgttttgtttattgtgtAGGAACAttattgaccattttaatttttttaaatgtaagttCTACTTGCAATTCAGCTCTTTGCTACCACACGTATAatgccttgtctctctctctcNNNNNNNNNNNNNNNNNNNNNNNNNNNNNNNNNNNNNNNNNNNNNNNNNNNNNNNNNNNNNNNNNNNNNNNNNGCCCTCTCCCCTCTTgatccctctgcctctctctctccccttctctctctctctctctctcctctctctcctctctctctctctctctctctctctctctctctctctctctctctctctctctctctctctctctctctctctctctctctctctctgctctctcaggtGGAACACTATGTGACCAGCGAGCCATCCCACCTGCGTGTGGGCTGGGCCTCCACTAAGGGTTATGCCCCTACCCGGGGGGTGGAGAGGCGATGGGGCAACGGAGTGGGTGACGACCTTTACTCATACAGCTTTGACGGACTCTACCTGTGTCAGGTAAGCTCTCGGGGTTCTGCATGGCTCTACCTGTGTTCGTAAGCTCTCTGGGGTTCTGCATGACTCTACCTGTGGTCAGGTAACTCTCTGAGGTTCTGCATGACTCTACCTGTGTTCAGGTAAGCTCTCTGGGGTTCTGCATGACTCTACCTGTGGTCAGGTAAGCTCTCTGAGGCTTCGACTCTACCGTGTTCAGGTAAGCTCTCTGAGGTCTGACTCTACCTGTGTCAGGTAAGCTCTCTGAGGTTCTGCATGACTCTACCTGTGGTCAGGTAAGCTCTCTGGGGTTCTGCATGACTCTACCTGTGGTCAGGTAAGCTCTCTGAGGTTCTTGCATGACTCTACCTGTGTTTCAGGTAAGCCTCTGGGGTTCGCATGACTCTACCTGTGGTCAGGTAAAGCTCTCTGAGTTCTGCATGACTCTACCTGTGGTCAGGTAAGCTCTCTGAGGTTCTGACTCTACCTGTGGTCAGGTAAGCTCTCTGGGGTTCTGCATGACTCTACCTGTGGTCAGGTAAGCTCTCTGGGTTCTGCATGACTCTACCTGTGTCAGGTAAGCTCTCTGAGGTTCTGACGTCTACTGTGGTCAGGTAAGCTCTTCTGGGTTCTGCATGACTCACCTGTGGTCAGCGTATGCTCCTGAGGTTCTGCATGACTCTACCTGTGGTCAGGTAAGCTCTCTGAGGTTCTGACTCTACCTGTGGTCAGGTAAGCTCTCTGGGGCTGCAGACTCTACCTGTGGTCAGGTAAGCTCTCTGAGGTTCTGACTCTACCTGTGGTAGGTAAGCTCTCTGAGGTTCTGCATGACTCTACCTGTGGTCAGGTATGCTCCTCTGAGGTTCTGCATGACTCTACCTGTGGTCAGGTAAGCTCTTCTAGGGGTTCTGCATGACTCTTACTGGCTGTGGTCAGGTATGCTCTCTGAGATTCTGACTCTACCTGTGGTCAGTAAGCTCTCTGAGGTTCTGCATGACGTCTAGCCTTGGTCTAGGTAAGCTCTCTGAGTTCTGCATGACTCTATCTGTCAGGTAAGCTCTCTGAGTTTGCTACTCTACCTTGGTCAGTACTCTCTGGGGTTCTGCATGACTCACCTGTGTCAGGTAAGCTCTCTGAGGTTGACTCTACTTGGTCAGGTAAGTCTCTGAGGTTCTGCATGACTCTCCGTGCAGGGTATGCTCTCTGAGGTTCTACCTGTCCTGATGTACCCGACAGTTATTCTCTGCCTTATAATGTAATTTGGGATTAAGTCCTGAAATGGTGTTTTACAGTTTGGATTTGAAGTCAAGGGCAGAGAGACAAGTTGTAGCTTATTAATAACAGCACTCGTTGACTGCCCTCGTGATGTACAATTCCGCTGCTATTTTGGGAGTTGGGCAGGGAAATCCTGAGGTCAGTCATTCTGTGGTCAAGAGCAAAGAAAAAATAACAGTACAATAAATCTCACCTCAACCAACATCCTCATCACCACCTGCCCCCATGCAccaaccatccctccatcccgccACCCTCCTGCCCCCGTCGACAACCATCCCTCACCGCACCTGCCCCCCTCAACCAACCATCCTCATCACACCCTGCCCCCCTCAACCAACATCCTCATCCACCACCCCTGCCCCCTCAACCAAACCATCCCTCATCCGCCACCCTGCCCCCGGCACCAACCATCCCTCATCCGCCACCTGCCCCCCGTCAACCAACCATCCTCATCCGCCACCCTGCCCCCCCTCAACAACCATCCTCATCCGCCACCTGCCCCCCGTCGACCACCATCCTCATCCGCCCCCTACCCCCCTCAACCAACCATCCCTCAGCCGCCACCTCCCCGTCTCGACCAACCCATCCCTCATCGCCACCCTGCCCCCCGTCGACCAACCATCCCTCATCCGCCACCCGGCCCCCCAGTCAACCAACCATCCTCATCCCCACCGCTGCCCCCCGTCAACCAACCATCCCTCATCCACCACCTGCTCCCGTAACCAACCACCCTCATCCGCGCACCTTGCTCCCCGTCGACCAACATCCTCATCCCCACCACCTGCCCCGTCGACCAACCATCCCCTCATCCACCACCCTGCTCCCCATCGACCAACCATCCTCATCCACCACCTGCTCCCCATTGACACCGATCCCCATCCGCCACCCTCTGCTCCCCGTCGACCAACCATCCCTCATCGCACCACCTGCTCCCATCGACCAACGCATCCTCATCCACCACTCCTGCTCCCGTCGACCAACCATCCCTCCATCCGCCACCCTGCCCCCCGTCGACCAACCATCCCGCATCCGCTCACCCTTGCCCCCCCATCCGACCAACCATCCCCTCATCCGCCACCCTGCCCCCCGTCGACCAACCATCCCTCATCGCCACCCTGCCCCGTCGACAACCATCCGCTATCCACCACCCTGCTCCCGTCGACCACAACCACCCTCATCCACACATCACCCTGCTCCCCGTCGACCAACCATCCCTCACCTCCCAAGCACCCTGCTCGCCCCGTCGACCAACCATCCCTCATCCGCCACCTGCCCCCATCGACCAATCATCCCTCATCCGCCACCCTCCCCCGTCGACCAACCAGCCCTCATCCGCCACCCCTGCCCGCCCGCTCGACCAACCACCTCATCACCACCCCTGCCCCCCGCTCGACCAACCATCCCTCATCCCACCCTGCCCCCCTCAACCAACCATCCCTCATCGCCACCTGCCCCCCGTCAACCAACCATCCCTCATCCACCACCCTGCCCCCTCGTGCCAAGCCCAAACCATCCCTCATCCgccttcctgcccccccccccccccccccccccccctccccctcccccgtcTAACAGCCCCAGGCTGTTAGTTTCTCCCAGTGATTTAAagatacactagatgactgatagtGGGCGCTGATCCTCTCCTCGGGAagatacactagatgactgatagtGGGCGCTGTGTTCACGCcacccatttacatttacatttaagtcatttagcagacgctcttatccagagcgacttgcctccatcttggtactcccccACCAttgcaaaacatattttagaggCTACAGAAATGCATGTACTAATGTCTACAGTCAtttattctatactgaacaaaaatataaactcaacatgcaacaatttcaatgattttactgagttagagttcatataaggaaatcaatcaattgaaataaatgaattaggccctaaactatggatttcacatgactgggcaggggcgcagccattggtgggtctgggagggcataggcccacccactagggagccatgcccagccaatcagaattagtttttccccacaaaaggtattttgtacagacagaaatactcctgagtTTTAACAGCTgtctgagtggctggtctcagacgatcccgcaggtgaagaagccaaaggtcctgggctggcgtggttacacgtggtctgcaggtGAGAGGCCGGTggactctggcaacagctctgatggacattcctgaagtcagcatgccaattgcatgctccttcaaaCCCGGAGACATCTGTGGGATTGTGTTGWGACACAATGGTaccttttagagtggccttttattgtcaccagcacaWggtgcacctgtgtaatgatcatgctgtttaatcagcttcttgatatgtcacacctgtcaggtggatggattatcttggcaaaggagaaatgctcactaacagggatgtaaacaaatttgtgcacaaaattgtagagaaataagctttttgtgtgtatggaacatttctgggatcttttatttcagctataaaacatgggaccaacactttacatgttgtgtttatagttttgttcaatatattatacacactttaatgcatacttttaaattatattatgtgagctaaacatgcacatactgtatatttttaaatatttaaagaaTTCCCTAAAGTATAGAGATTACTAATGTCCCCCTAATGTTACtatccccactacaacaacaaaatacttaaatacattttgtccTGGAAACATTTAATGTAAATACTGTAGACTTCATTCATTCCTGGAGGACAGCTCCTTCGTGGGAGTTGAAGTCACCGACCGGTGACTTCAAAGC contains these protein-coding regions:
- the LOC139024997 gene encoding uncharacterized protein, encoding MHQPSLHPATLLPPSTTIPHRTCPPQPTILITPCPPQPTSSSTTPAPSTKPSLIRHPAPGTNHPSSATCPPSTNHPHPPPCPPSTTILIRHLPPVDHHPHPPPTPLNQPSLSRHLPVSTNPSLIATLPPVDQPSLIRHPAPQSTNHPHPHRCPPSTNHPSSTTCSRNQPPSSAHLAPRRPTSSSPPPAPSTNHPLIHHPAPHRPTILIHHLLPIDTDPHPPPSAPRRPTIPHRTTCSHRPTHPHPPLLLPSTNHPSIRHPAPRRPTIPHPLTLAPPSDQPSPHPPPCPPSTNHPSSPPCPVDNHPLSTTLLPSTTTTLIHTSPCSPSTNHPSPPKHPARPVDQPSLIRHLPPSTNHPSSATLPRRPTSPHPPPLPARSTNHLITTPAPRSTNHPSSHPAPLNQPSLIATCPPSTNHPSSTTLPPRAKPKPSLIRLPAPPPPPPPPSPSPV